Below is a genomic region from Zeimonas sediminis.
CGAGCATTTCTTCTATCCGGGTTTCACCGCCGCCACCGGCGGCCTGCTGCGCGAGCGCGACGCGCTGGCGCCGGCCGACCGGCCCGCCGGGGCCGAACGCGCGGCCGCGCTGGCGCGCCTTTGCGGCCGCGCGTCGCTGCCCGGCGAGCGCGTCGTCTCGCTGTTCTGCTATCCGGACTCGCCGCTCGAGGACCTGCTGCCCGCGCTGGCCGCCGGCGACCGGCCGACGCTGCTGCTGGTTCCCGAAGGCATCGCGCCGGACGCGCCGGAGGCCTTCGCGGGCGCCGGCCTGGCCCCGGACGACCCGCCCGCGCATCGCGGAAGCCTGCGGATCGCGCGGATCCGCTTCCTGCCGCAGGACGGCTACGACGCCTTGCTGCGGCTGTGCGACCTGAACTTCGTGCGCGGCGAGGATTCGTGGATCCGCGCGCACTGGGCGAGGCGGCCCTTCGTCTGGCAGCCCTACCGCCAGCCCGACGGCGCCCACCATGCGAAGCTCGACGCCTTCCTGGCCCGGCTGCGCGCCGCGGCGGTCGGCGCAACCGGGGCAGCGGCGGGCGACGAGCCCGCGGCGACCGGGGAAGCGAAAGCAGTCACGAGCGAGACGAAGGCGGCCATCGGCGACGCGGTCGACGCGATCGAATCGCTGATGCGCGCCTGGTCGGGCCGGGGCGACGCCGGGGCTGCCTGGCAGGATTTCGAGCGCGTCGCCGCGCCTGCCGAATCGGCCTTCCGCCGCTGGACCGACAGCCTGCTCGGGCAGGCCGATCTCGCGACCAACCTGGCCGAGTGGCTGCGCGGCAGGCTATAATTTCCGGTTTATCAGCATCGGCCAGAAATGGCCCGGGACCGCATCCGATGAAAATCGCTCAGGAACTCCGCACCGGCAACGTCGTCATGATCGGCAAGGACCCGATGGTGGTCCTCAAGGCCGAGTACAACAAGTCGGGCCGCAACGCAGCCGTCGTCAAGATGAAGCTGAAGAACCTCCTCAACAACTCGGGCACCGAGACGGTCTACAAGGCCGACGAGAAGTTCGACGTCGTCATCCTCGACAAGAAGGAAGTCACCTACTCGTACTTCGCCGACCCGATGTACGTGTTCATGGACGCCGACTACAACCAGTACGAAGTCGAAGCCGAGAGCATGGGCGACGCGCTGAACTACGTCGAGGAAGGCATGCAGTGCGAGGTGACCTTCTACGAAGGCCGCGCGATCTCGGTCGAGCTGCCGACCACGCTGGTCCGCGAGGTCGAGTACACCGAGCCGGCCGTCAAGGGCGACACCTCGGGCAAGGTGATGAAGCCCGCGCGCATCAAGCCGACCGGCTTCGAGCTGCCGGTCCCTGCGTTCGTCGAGATCGGCGACAAGATCGAGATCGACACCCGCACCGGCGAGTACCGCTCGCGCGTCAAGGCCTGATCGTCTTCCGGGCACGGCCCGGTTCGCCGGCCACTCGCAGCCGGCGGCGTCTTCCGGGCCGGCCACGCCGGCCCGGCCGCTTTCAGGCCGGAACCGGCGCCCCGCCGTCCTCGCGCCGCGCCACGCGGCGAAGGTGTCGCGTCAGCGTCTCGCGCAACGACTGCAGGGTCACCGGCTTGACCAGGTAGCTGTTGCAGCCGGCCAGCGCGCCGCGCGCCAGGTCGAAGGGCGAGGACCGGCTGGTAAGGATCACCACCGGCATGCCGCGCAGCGAGCGGTTCTTCTTGATCAGCCGCGTCAGCCTGTAGCCGTCCATGTCGGGCATCACCACGTCGGCCAGCACCAGCTCGTAGCGGCGCATGCCGAGCTGCTCGAGCGCTTCGCCGGCGCTCGCGACCGCCTCGCAGTCGATGCCCATCTGCCGCAGCGCGGTGCCGAGCTGCCGCCGGACGGTCGGGCTGTCGTCCACCACCAGCACCCGCGGCCTGCGCAGCACGCCGAAGTCCGAGACCACCAGCCCGGGCCTCGCCGCCGCCGAGGCTTCGTGCTCGCGCTTCTTCTGGATCTGCCGGTCGACGACCCGGTTCAGCGTGAACAGCACCTGGGCCACGAAGGCCTGGACCAGCAGGTCGTCCTGCTGCCGGGACGGGTCGGCGCGCCGCCCCACCCGCACGACGGTCTCGCGATCGACGACCTTGGTCAGCTTCTCGAACAGGTTGGGCCCGCCGTGCACGGTCATGTCGACCAGCGCCACGTCGAAGTTCCCCGGCCCGCGCGAGGTCGCGATCGAGAACCGGTAGCGGTTGTGGTGGGCGTGGCGCAGCACGATCTCGAGCAGCTTGCGGAAGCGCGTGGCGAGTCCGAAGACCGCCACCTTGAACTCCGGGCGCTCGTCATGGGTCGGATGTCGTTCGGTCATGTCAGCGGGTTCCGGCAGGCCGTGCGATTCGGACGGATTTTAAGCGCAGCACCGCCCCGATGGGCAATCGTTTTCTTCGCCAAAAATGCTTTTTTCACAGAGACTTGCAGTCGGCTCGAGAGAAACGACCTGAGCACCCTCAGTAGCCGAGGGCATTGGGTAGCCACAGCACCAGGTCGGGGACAGCTACCAGCGCCACCAGCGCCACCATCATCGAGAAGACGAACCAGATCGCCCAGCGCGCCGTCTGCTCGATCGCGACCCCGGCGAGCCGGGCCGAGACCATCAGGTTGACCGCGACCGGCGGCGTGAACTGCCCGATCGCGACCATGAAGGTGAGCAACACGCCGAACCACACCGGGTCCCACGCGTAGGCCCGCATCAGCGGCACCAGCAGCGGCACGAAGATCAGGAAGATCGAGATGCCGTCGAGCACCATGCCCACCAGGAGCAGCACCAGGATCACCACCGCCAGCGCCGCCCAGGAGCCGAGGATGCCGTCCTGGGCGATCTTCGCGATCGGGTCGACGATGCCCAGCGTGCTCACCGTGTACGCGAAGATGCTGGCCAGCGCCACGACGACCATGATGAGTCCCGAGGTCTCGGCCGCATCGACCAGGATGTCGACGAGCTCGCGCAGGCCGATCGTGCGGTAGACGACCATGCCGACGAACACGCCGTAGACCACGGCGACGACGGCCGCCTCCGTCGGCGTGAACCAGCCCAGCCTCATCCCGCCGAGGATCAGCACCGGCGCGAAGAGGCCCCAGCTCGCTTCGCGCAGCGCGCGCCAGAATGGCGGCCTCGGCTCGCCGGCCTCGTTCATGCCGAAGCCGTGGCGGCGGGCCAGCCAGACCGCCGGGACCATCAGCGCGAGCCCCGCCAGGACGCCCGGCACCATGCCCGCGGCGAACAGCGCCGGCACCGAGGCCCCCGGCACCAGCACCGAGTAGACGATGAACGCGATCGACGGCGGGATCAGGATGTCGACTGCCGCCGCGGAGCCGATCACCGCTGCCGAGTACGCGCGCGGATAGCCGGCTCGCGCCATCGCGCCGAGCATCACGCCGCCGACCGCGGCGGCAGTGGCCGGTCCGGAGCCGGAGATGCCGCCCATGAACATCGCCACGCCGATCGCAACCAGCGGCAGCATTCCGGGGCCGCGCCCGACCAGCGCCACCGCGAAGTCGACCAATCGCTTCGCCACGCCCGAGCGCTCGAATACCGCTCCGACCAGCACGAACATCGGCAGCGCCAGCAGCGGGTACTTCGCGATGCCGGCGTAGAAGTTGTTGGGGATCGACAGCCAGCCGAGCTCGGCCAGCCCGATGCCTACCGCGCCCGCCAGCGCGAGCGCGACGCCGATCGGCACGCCGAGCAGCATCAGCGCGATGAAGGCGGCGAAGATCGCGAATCCGGTCATGACGGCCTCGACTCGCGGATCAGGCGGTGCATCGCGCGGATCGCGATCGCCAGGGAAAGCAGCGGCAGCCAGATCGTGTACCACCACTGCGGCACGCCGATGCCGGGCGAAGTGACCTCGTAGCGGTAGTCGTCCCAGAACAGGCGCAGGCCCAGCCCGAAAAGCAGCAGGAAGACCGCCACGGTCGCGAGCGAGGAGAACGCCGACAATCGACTGCGCCGGGTCGCGGTGCCGCCGAGGTAGAAGACCTCGACGCGGATGTGGCGGTCACGCACCACCGCCGCACCGGCCCCGACCATCGTGACCACGACCATCAGCCACACCGAGATCTCCTCGGTCCAGGCGAAGGACTCGCTGGTGAAGTAGCGCACCAGCACGTTGCCGAAGGTGATCGCCGTCAGCAGCGCCATCGCCAGCGCGCCGACCAGGTCCTCGGGCAGGTATCGGCGCCTGGGCGGATCCGCCTGGTCCGCCGGCGCGGTCGGATCGGGCGCTGCGTTGCGGTCCGGATCGGGCATCGTGGTCGGGAATGTAACTGGGGTGTGGTCGGGGAGGAATCCGGGCCGCGCGGGGAACGCATCGCCGCAGGCGGCTCAGCGGGCTGCGCGCGGGGCGATCGAACTGAAAAAGGCCGGGACGCGCGCATCCCGGCCTTCGGCGCCGGCCGCGGCGTGCCGCGGCCGGGACTCGGATCAGCCCTTGCGGCTGGCCGCGACCGCAGCCTCGGCCTTCTTGACCAGGTCGGCGCCGATCTGCTTGGCCCACTTGTCGTAGACCGGCTTGATCGCCTTCTGGAACGCGGCCTTCTCGTCGGCGCTCAGCTGGGTGACCTTCACGCCCAGCGCCTCGACCTCCTTGACCATCGACAAGTCGCCGTTGGCCAGGCCCTTGCGGGCGAGCGCGACTTCCTGCTTGCCGGCCTCGACCGCGGCCTGGCGGACGATGTCGCGATCGGCGGGGGACCACGATTTCCAGATGTCGGGGTTCACGACGAAGATCAGCGGGTCGGCCACGTAGTCCCACATCGTCACGAATTTCTGGGCCAGCGTGTGCAGCTTGGCGGCGGTGAAGACGTGCAGCGGGTTCTCCTGGCCCTCGACGGCACCCGAGGCCAGCGCGGGCTGCGCGTCGGCCCAGCTCATCTGCGTGGGGTTCGCGCCCAGCGCGGTGAAGGTGTCGTTGAAGATCGGCGAGCCGACCACGCGGAACTTCAGGCCCTTCATGTCGGCCGGGGTACGGATCTCGCGCTTGGAGTTGGTGACCTCGCGGAAGCCGTTCTCGCCCCAGGCCAGCGGCACCACGCCCGCCTTCTCGACGATCTGCAGGATCCGCTTGCCGACTTCGCCCTGGGTCAGCGCGTCGAGGCCCGCGTGGTCCTGCGAAAGGAAGGGCAGCGAGAACAGGTTCAGCTCCTTGACCTGCGGCGACCAGTTGATCGTGGAGCCGACCGCCATGTCGATGACGCCCTGGCGGATGGCCGAGAACTCGCGGGTCTGGTCGCCGTTGATCAGCGAGACGCCCGGGTACATCTTGATGTTGATCCGGCCCTGGGTGCGCTCGCGCACCAGGTTGATCCAGATGTCTGCGCCCTTGCCCCAGGGGAAGGCCGTGCCCACGACGGTCGAAAGCCGGTACTCGGCCTTGTAGTTCTGGGCGTGCGCGCCACGCGTGACGACGAACGGCGCGGCAAGCGCGGCCGAACCGGCGGCGCCGGCTTTGAGCAGGGAACGACGATCCATCTCCGGAATCCTCCACTTTGGACATTGTTGCGGACCGAGACGCCCGGCCCGTTGCGGCCATTGTAGCGCGGGGCAAGCGACCGACACAGGCGCGCCGCCACGGTTCCCCGCGGGCGCCGCCGCCCGCTTTCCGGAAAGCCGCCCTCAGGCGGTCTCGACGACGCGCAGCTCGTTGTCGGCCGCGAAGCGGCGCAGGAAGTCGTAGGCCATCGGCTCGATGCCGTGCAGACGGGCGTCGACGACGACGCAGCGGATCCCCTCGTGGAATCCGGGCAT
It encodes:
- a CDS encoding elongation factor P maturation arginine rhamnosyltransferase EarP → MQAASPLPAGTRWWILCRVVDNFGDAGVCWRLARQLAREHEAAVTLFIDRPELVDRLAGGTPTEAGVVVAPWPLAPWQGAAPAPDAVVSAFGCEPPDWIRAMLAGAPARPAWIHLEYLSAEPWVDGCHGLASVKPADGAVEHFFYPGFTAATGGLLRERDALAPADRPAGAERAAALARLCGRASLPGERVVSLFCYPDSPLEDLLPALAAGDRPTLLLVPEGIAPDAPEAFAGAGLAPDDPPAHRGSLRIARIRFLPQDGYDALLRLCDLNFVRGEDSWIRAHWARRPFVWQPYRQPDGAHHAKLDAFLARLRAAAVGATGAAAGDEPAATGEAKAVTSETKAAIGDAVDAIESLMRAWSGRGDAGAAWQDFERVAAPAESAFRRWTDSLLGQADLATNLAEWLRGRL
- the efp gene encoding elongation factor P, whose amino-acid sequence is MKIAQELRTGNVVMIGKDPMVVLKAEYNKSGRNAAVVKMKLKNLLNNSGTETVYKADEKFDVVILDKKEVTYSYFADPMYVFMDADYNQYEVEAESMGDALNYVEEGMQCEVTFYEGRAISVELPTTLVREVEYTEPAVKGDTSGKVMKPARIKPTGFELPVPAFVEIGDKIEIDTRTGEYRSRVKA
- a CDS encoding response regulator, whose translation is MTERHPTHDERPEFKVAVFGLATRFRKLLEIVLRHAHHNRYRFSIATSRGPGNFDVALVDMTVHGGPNLFEKLTKVVDRETVVRVGRRADPSRQQDDLLVQAFVAQVLFTLNRVVDRQIQKKREHEASAAARPGLVVSDFGVLRRPRVLVVDDSPTVRRQLGTALRQMGIDCEAVASAGEALEQLGMRRYELVLADVVMPDMDGYRLTRLIKKNRSLRGMPVVILTSRSSPFDLARGALAGCNSYLVKPVTLQSLRETLTRHLRRVARREDGGAPVPA
- a CDS encoding TRAP transporter large permease, whose amino-acid sequence is MTGFAIFAAFIALMLLGVPIGVALALAGAVGIGLAELGWLSIPNNFYAGIAKYPLLALPMFVLVGAVFERSGVAKRLVDFAVALVGRGPGMLPLVAIGVAMFMGGISGSGPATAAAVGGVMLGAMARAGYPRAYSAAVIGSAAAVDILIPPSIAFIVYSVLVPGASVPALFAAGMVPGVLAGLALMVPAVWLARRHGFGMNEAGEPRPPFWRALREASWGLFAPVLILGGMRLGWFTPTEAAVVAVVYGVFVGMVVYRTIGLRELVDILVDAAETSGLIMVVVALASIFAYTVSTLGIVDPIAKIAQDGILGSWAALAVVILVLLLVGMVLDGISIFLIFVPLLVPLMRAYAWDPVWFGVLLTFMVAIGQFTPPVAVNLMVSARLAGVAIEQTARWAIWFVFSMMVALVALVAVPDLVLWLPNALGY
- a CDS encoding TRAP transporter small permease, producing the protein MPDPDRNAAPDPTAPADQADPPRRRYLPEDLVGALAMALLTAITFGNVLVRYFTSESFAWTEEISVWLMVVVTMVGAGAAVVRDRHIRVEVFYLGGTATRRSRLSAFSSLATVAVFLLLFGLGLRLFWDDYRYEVTSPGIGVPQWWYTIWLPLLSLAIAIRAMHRLIRESRPS
- a CDS encoding DctP family TRAP transporter solute-binding subunit; protein product: MDRRSLLKAGAAGSAALAAPFVVTRGAHAQNYKAEYRLSTVVGTAFPWGKGADIWINLVRERTQGRINIKMYPGVSLINGDQTREFSAIRQGVIDMAVGSTINWSPQVKELNLFSLPFLSQDHAGLDALTQGEVGKRILQIVEKAGVVPLAWGENGFREVTNSKREIRTPADMKGLKFRVVGSPIFNDTFTALGANPTQMSWADAQPALASGAVEGQENPLHVFTAAKLHTLAQKFVTMWDYVADPLIFVVNPDIWKSWSPADRDIVRQAAVEAGKQEVALARKGLANGDLSMVKEVEALGVKVTQLSADEKAAFQKAIKPVYDKWAKQIGADLVKKAEAAVAASRKG